The following DNA comes from Sphingomonas flavescens.
CGGGACCGAACGCAGCCCTGAGGCCGGAAACGATGACGGGCGCGGAGGCCGGGATCGACGTGAGCTTGGCGAAGTCATGGACCGGGTCACTAACGGCTTTCACCGCGCGGCTTCACGATGCCATCGCCAATGTCACGCTCGGGTCGGGCCCGGGCGCCTTCCCGATCGTGGGTTTCGTCGCTGCTGGCGGATCGTACCGTCAGCGCCAGAATATCGATCAAATCCGCTCCTCCGGGGTCGAAGCGGACGTGGCCGGCCGCGCCGGCCCATTCGACCTCAACTTCTCCTACTCGTTCGTCGACGCCCGCGTTCATGCCAGCGGCGCGGCGTTCGCCCTTCAGGGCAAGCGCCCTGCCCAAACGCCCCGGCACCAGGTTTCAGCAACCCTCGCCTGGAATTCGAAAACGGGACACTTGCTGTCCATGACCGCGCGAGCGCTTTCCGGCCAATTCGATGACGATCTCAACCAACGCCGGCTCAAAGGTGTGGTGACGTTCGATGCGTTTGGGTCGCTGCCCGTTACCAAGAGGCTCGCGGTAGAGGTTCGCGGAGAGAACATAACGAACTCGCTCGTGCAGACTGCGCTTGGTTCAGACGGCTCGGTGGAGCGTGCTTCGCCGCGGACCTTCTGGTTAGGTCTGCGCCTCAAATAGTCTTTCGTCGAAGCGCACCGCCCGCCTATCGAAAGTTAAGGTTGCTTCCGGGCACGTTCACAATCGGGCTTTAGGAGGGGTTGCATTCCCCCTTAACTATCGAAAATGCCGGCTTCGTGACATCAACGACTTTCAATAGCGCCCGCCTTGGCGCCGCTTTGGCGGCGCTTTTTTTGCTTGGCGCCTGCGGCAAGACCACCGAGGGCCAGGAACGCGGTGGCCGCGGCGGCCAGCGCGGTCCTGCGCAGGTCGGGTTCGTCGTTGTTCAGCAAAGCAGCGTCCCGCTGCAGGAATCGTTGCCCGGCCGGGTCGCGGCCTTCCAGGTTTCAGAGGTTCGTCCGCAGGTAACGGGCGTGATCCAGAAGCGCTATTTTCGCGAGGGGTCGATCGTTCGCCAGGGCCAGACCCTCTATCAAATCGATCCCAGCATCTATTCGGCGCAGGCCGCGCAGGCGTCCGCCAACCTTCAATCCGCCCGCGCCAGCGCAGTGGCCGCGCGCACCCGCGCCTCACGCTACAAGCCGCTCGCCGAGATGGAGGCGATTTCCAAGCAGGATTACACCGACGCTTTGGCGCAGGCGCGCCAGGCCGATGCCGCGGTCGCGCAGAACAACGCGACCTTGCGGGTCGCCCAGGTCAATATGCGCTTTACCCGCGTTCCCGCCCCGATCACGGGGCGGATCGGATTGTCCAACTTCACCGAGGGTGCGCTGGTCACTGCCAACCAGGCCGATGCGCTGGCGACCATCACCCGGCTCGATCCCATCTATGTAGACATCAAGCAATCGGCTGCCGAGCTTCTCAAGCTGCGGCAGGCGTTGGCCCAAGGCGGAGCGGTGCCTGCGTCGGCGCAGGTGCGGCTGAAGCTGCCGGACGGTTCCGATTACGGCTACACCGGCACGGTCGAATTTAGTGAGGTGATCGTCGATGAGCCGACGGGCACCGTCACGATCCGTGCGCGCTTTCCGAACGGCCAAGGCGTCCTGCTGCCCGGAATGTACGTGACCGCCCAATTCGCACAGGCCGTACAGACGGATGCGATCCTGGTCCCGCAGACTGCGATCAAACGCGATCCGCAGGGCAACGCGACACTGTTCGTCGTCGGACCAGGCAACAAGGCTGTTCAACGCACCGTGCAGACGAGCAGGACATCTGGGCCCAACTGGATCGTGACCGGCGGCCTGGCGCCGGGCGAAAAGGTGATCACGCAAGGCACGGGTACCCTGAAGGACGGCGCACAGATCAAGCCCGTACCGGCGACCGCTCCTCAGCGGGTCGCGGCGCGGCCTCAGGGCGCAAGGAACGGCGCGGGACCGAGCCGCTAGCCGATGTCCAAGGTCTTCATCGATCGCCCGATCTTTGCATGGGTGATCGCCATCATCATCATGCTGATGGGGATCGGCGCGATCGTGCAGCTGCCGGTTGCGCAATATCCCGACGTCGCGCCGACCCAGATCAATATTCGCGCCACCTATCCGGGAGCATCGGCCTCAACGCTGGAAAGCAGCGTCACCCAGATCCTGGAGCAGCAGCTCACCGGCATCGACGGAATGCTCTATTTCTCGTCATCCTCGACGGCGCGCGGGTCCGTGTCGATCAGCGTCGTCCTGCAGAAGGGGATCGATCCCGACATCGCGCAAGTGCAGGTGCAGAACGCGATCCAGGCCGCAATTTCGCGGCTTCCGACGCAAGTGCAGCAACAGGGCGTCCGCGTCACCAAGGGATCGCCCGATCTCCTGATGATCGTCGCCATCAGCGACACGACCGACAAAAGCACCAACGTCGACGTCTCGGACTGGCTGACGACGAATATTCAGGACGAGCTGTCGCGCGTGCCCGGCGTGGGCGACGTCAACGTCTTCGGCTCGTCCTACGCGATGCGCATCTGGCTCGATCCTCAGAAGCTTGCGGGCGTCAACCTGATGCCCAGCGACGTCATTAGCGCGATCCAGAACCAGAATACCGAAGTAGCAGCCGGTGAGATCGGCGGCCTTCCCGCGCCGGAAGGCCAAATGCTGAACGCTACGGTCACCGCCCAATCGCGCTTCCAGACGCCCGAACAGTTTCGCAACATCATCGTGAAGTCCGACCCGACCGGCGCCCGCGTCCTGCTGGGCGACGTCGCCCGAGTTGAGCTTGGCGCCGATAATTATTCGGCAACGATCCGCGCCAACGGGCACCCCGGCGCCGGCATCGGTATCTCGCTCGAGCCCGGCGCCAACGCGCTGCGCACTGCCAATCTGGTCAAGGCGAAGGTCAAGGAAATCGCCCCGCGCATGCCGGCCGGTTACACCTACGCCTTCGCCAACGATTCCACCGATTTCATCAAACTGTCGGTCAAGGAAGTCGTGAAGACGCTGTTCGAGGCGGTCCTCCTCGTTGTGCTCGTGATGTTTGTCTTCCTGCAAAGCTGGCGGGCGACGCTCATCCCATTCATCGCCGTGCCGGTGGTGCTGCTAGGGACGTTCGCGATCCTCTACGCGCTCGGTTTCTCCATCAACACCATGACGTTGTTCGGGCTGGTGCTCGCGACCGGTCTGCTTGTCGACGATGCGATCGTCGTCGTCGAGAACGTCGAACGGTTGATGGAGGAAAATCCGGACATGAGCCCGCGCGACGCGACGGTCGCGTCGATGGAGCAGATCCAGATGGCGCTCGTCGCCATCGCGCTGGTCCTGTCCGCCGTGTTTCTTCCGATGGTCTTTTTTGGCGGTTCGACCGGCGTCATCTATCGGCAGTTCGCGGCGACCATCGTCGCGGCCATGGTGCTGTCCGTGTTCATCGCTTTGACGCTGAGCCCCGCGATCGCCGCCAACCTGCTGAAGCGCAACCACGCGACGGTCGAGGAGACCTGGGTTGGCCGCAAGGCGCCGGGCCTTGCCCATCGGGTCGAGCGCGGCCGCATCTGGTTCAACGACAGCTTCGACCGTTTCCGCGATTGGTTCGTGAACTCCGTCATCCGAGTGGTCGACCGCAAGTGGCTGTTTCTCGCAATCTACGCGGGTGTCGTTGCGATCCTGATGATCATGTTCGTCAGACTGCCGACCGGCTTCCTGCCCACCGAGGACCAGGGCTTCGCCTCGGTGCAGTTCCGGCTTCCCGCCGGCGCGACGATGGAGCGCACCCGGCAGGTTCAGCGGCAGGTCGAGGACTACTTCTTGCGCGGGCCTGAGAAGAAGAACGTCAAGACCTTCTTCACGGTCGCCGGCGGTGGCCAGGGCGCGGCCGGCCAGAACACCGGTCAGGCGTTCCTCAATCTGACCGACTTTGAAAATCGCGGCGGCAAGGACAACACCGCCGACGCCATCGTGCAGCGTGCCTCCGGCGCTTTCCGGGGCCTTCGCGATGCGCAGGTTTTCGCGCTTGTCCCCGGCGCGATCCGCGGCCTCGGCCAGTCGAGCGGCTTCACCATGGAGTTGCTCAATACGGGCGGGCTCTCGCAGGAGCAGTTTGAGGATGCTCGCGATCGCATCCTGGCGATGGCCGAAGGCAATTCGCAGCTTTCGTCCGTCCGTCTGAGCGAACTTCCCGACGTTGCCAGTTTGAAGGTCAACATCGATCAGCAGCGCGTCGCCTCTCTTGGCTTGAGTTCTGGAGACGTGAACACGACGCTTTCGACGGCCTGGGGCGGACGCTACGTGAACGACTTCATCGACCGTGGGCGCGTGAAACGCGTCTACGTGCAGGGTGATGCGCCGTACCGGGCCGATCCGAAGAGCATCGACCAGTGGTTTGTCCGCAGCAACCAGGGCGCCATGGTTCCCTTTTCCTCCTTCGCGCAGACAAGCTGGATGACGACGCCGACCAGTTCCTCGCGCTTTCTCGGCTACCCATCGTTCGAATTGAATGGACAAGGCGCGCCGGGGGTCAGTTCCGGCACCGCGATGGACACGATCGAAAGCATCGCTCGACAGGTCCCGGGCATTGACGTGGCATGGGCCGGCCAGTCCTATCAGGAGAGACTATCGTCCGGTCAGGCGCCGATACTTTATGGCGTTGCGCTAATCGTCGTCTTCTTGTGCCTGGCAGCTCTCTACGAAAGCTGGTCGATCCCGGTTGCCGTGCTGCTTGTCATCCCGCTGGGCCTGGTCGGATCGATCTTCTTCGTCACCCTGCGCGGCCTGCAGAACGACGTCTATCTGCAGGTGGGCCTGATCACGACCATGGGGCTGTCCGCCAAGAACGCCATTCTGATGGTGGAATTCGCCGAACGCGCCGAGCGCGAGGGCGCGCGCGTGATCGACGCGGCCATCGAAGCGGCGAAAATCCGGCTGCGGCCGATTCTGATGACGAGCTTCGCCTTCATTTTCGGCGTCTTGCCGCTGGCGCTCTCGACCGGCCCGGGCGCCAATAGTCGCATCGCCATCGGCACCGCGGTGATTGGCGGCATGCTGACGGCCACGGCGCTGGCGATCTTCTACATTCCGTTCTTTTTCGTGATGGTCCGCCGCGGCGTTCGCGACGGCCTGAAGGCAGTCAGGGAACGGCTTCGCAATCGACGGCAGGCAGAAGCATGAAGCGCGCAATTTCCCTGATCGCTTTGCTGGCAACCTCGTGCGCGACGATGGAGCCGCAATATACGCGACCAGCTCCCGCGGTTCCCTCGTCGTGGCCTGTCGGCGATCCCTATGTCGCGCAGGCGGAAGTCGGTTTGCCGGTGCTTACGTATCAGCAAGTCTTCCAGGATCCTCGCTTACAGACCTTGATCGCACAGGCGTTGGTCAACAACCGCGACCTGATGGTGGCGGCGGCCAACATCGCGGCAGCGCGAGAACAGTACCGCATCCAGCGCGCCAATCAGCTGCCGACCGTCAGTGCCGGCGCGGGTGCAACGGTGCGCGGGACGAAGGACGACACATCCGCAAATTATTCGGCAGACATCAGCGTTCCGAATTTCGAGATCGATCTATTCGGGCGGGTTCGGTCCCTTACCCATGTCCAGCAGCAGCGCTATTTCGCGACCGAGGCTGGAGCACGTGCTACGCGACTTACCCTCGTTGCCAATATCGCCAGCGCGTGGCTGGATCATGCGGCCGACTCCAGCCTGCTGCTCATCGCACAGCAGACGGCGGCAAGCGCGGAAAAGAGCGTCCGGCTGACGCGCGCGCGGTTGGAAGGCGGCGTCGCGCCGCGCACCGACCTTCGACAGGCCGAGCAAATCCTAAGCGGCGCACAGGCCGATCTGGCGCGACAGCGCACGGCGGTGGCTCAAGACATCAACGCGCTTCAGCTGCTCGTGGGCACACCGATCGATCAGCGCCTGCTTTCCGGTTCGATCGATGAGGCGTTCGGTCGGATCACGCCGGTGCCGGCCGGCCTCGATTCCTACGTGCTGCTGCGCCGTCCCGATGTGCTGCAGGCCGAATATGAATTGAAGGCGGCGAACGCCCAGATTGGGGCCGCGCGCGCCGCGTTGTTCCCGCGGATCACGCTGACTGGCTTGCTCGGGTTCGCGAGCACCGCGCTGACCAAATTGTTCACCGGGGGTGCCTTCGCGTGGAGCGCCGGCGCCGATGGAACGTACACCATCTTCCAGTCGGGCGCGGGGCAGGCCAACGTGCGGCTCAGCAAAGCCCAGCGCGATGCCGCTGTCGCCAATTACCAAGGCGTGATCCAAACCGCGTTCCGCGAGGTGTCCGACGCGCTCGCCCGGCGCGGCACGATCAACGACGAAATCGCCGCTCGCGCGCGGCAGCAAGCGGCAACTGCCGACACGTACACCCTTACCGAAGCTCGATACCGCGCCGGCATCGACCCATTCCTGACCGTCCTCGACGCGCAGCGATCCTACTACTCGGCGCAACAAACGAGCGTGCAGGTCAAACTGACCGCGGCACAGAATATCGTAAGCACCTATCAGGCGATCGGCGGCGACGCCTTGTCGCAAGCCACGCCCGTCTGTCAGTCGCTGCCAGGCGAAAGCAGCGCTAGCAGCGCAAAGCTCGCGAGCCAGTGCTCGCCCATGTAATCTCCCGCGATGTGTGGGAGTGCTGTTTCCAGGTGCTGCGTCGCTGTTTCCCGCGCCACCGCCGCGTCGTCAGCCGGTAGCAACGGCGCGATCGATCGCCAGCACCAGGCTCGGCTAAGATTCGTGCCGTCGAGATGCGCAATCTTGCCGTCGCTGCGATCGCTGACGATGGCCGGAGTAAACAAGCTGACAGGTTCGCGATGAGCTGCGCGGGGCAGAAACTCGGCGAACCACGTCGGAAAGCCTGCGGCATCAACCCGCGCCATGCACAGTGCTTCGGTGAGTGCGGATGACAGGAACTCGTCACCGCCGGGCTCCCAAGCCTGGCAATCGCGATCATTGCCATACCATTCATGGGCGCTGCGTCTGATCAAATCGGCTAAACCGGGGTCGAAAGCTTCGGCCCATTCCAGGGATAGCGTCAGCGCAAATGCCGTGTTGAAGTGCGTGCCGACCCGGATCGGATAGGTCATGACCGAGAGATAGTCGCGCCACCTTGCGGCGAAGGCGCGTGCCAGCGGTTCTAAGTCTCCCGCCCAATTACAGTCGTGACGGCTTGCCTCAAGGTGCAGGTAAAGCAACCACGCCCACCCATAAGGCCGCTCGAAACCTCGGCTGGACGGATGGTCGAGATAGGCGCGCTCCACCTCAACTTTCGCGGCGGTAAAGCTGCTTTGTGCAAGCTCATCGATCGCGGCCGCTTCGGGAATGTCAGGAAATAGCCGGCGAACCGTCAGCAGCGTCCACCAACCGTGCACGCAGCTGTGCCAATCAAAGCTGCCGAAAAAGATTGGGTGCAGCGCGCGCGGCGTTTGCGCGTCAGCATCGGACGTCATCACATGATCGAGCTTGTGCGGATATTCGAGCGTGACGTGGCCGAGCGCGATACCCGCCATGCGCGACGCCATTGCGGCATCGAGCGTGATCACAGGTGGAACCCTGCAAGATAAAGGATCACGATATTTGCGATCAGCAGCGGGATTGCAGTTGGGATCTGCGCCTTGATTACACCGTGCTGATTCTTGAGCTCCAGCAGCGCGGCAGGCACTATGTTGAAGTTAGCGGCCATGGGGGTCATCAAGGTTCCGCAAAAGCCGGCCAGCATGCCGACGGCCCCGATCACCGCCGGGTTGCCGCCATCCGTGTGAATGAGGATCGGCACGCCGATCGCCGCGGCCATCACCGGAAACGCGGCGAAGGCGTTGCCCATGATCATGGTGAAGACGACCATGCCCAGCGCGTAGAGCAGCACGCCGAGGAAGATGCTTCCGCTTGGAATGATATTTCCGGCCATGCTCCCGATGGTGGTGCCCACCCCTGCCGCGGCGAAGATGACGCCGAGTGATGCGAGCATTTGCGGAAGGACCATTGCCCAGCCGATCCCGTTGGCAAGACGGCTCCCTTCCTCGACGGCAGCGAGCGCCGGCGGACGAAACCAGATGTAACCGATGATCAAAGCTACGATGACGCCGGCGCCAAGCAGCACCAGTGTCACCGCTTTCGGATCGATGAGATTCAGACCCTTCAACGGCGTGTAGTTGATGAGCAATGTTCCGACGAAGGCCATGAACGGGATGATTAGCGCAGGAAAAAACAGCCAGTTGCCGAAGCGTTTCGAGGACAGTTCACGCTCCGCCGAAGTCGTCATCTCCTTCGATCCGCGCCCGATCAGGTTGAAGCCGGCGATGCCGACAATGAGGAGTACGAGCACGCCATTGCCAATGTTGCCGAAAAAGTCGCCAAACCAGAAACTCGTCGTAAGCAACAACCAGAAGATGGCATTGCCCAAGCGCTTTGGATTGGTTTCGTCACGCAGGCTTCCCGCGGCGAAACCGGCGAACACTGCGCCGGCGACGACATAAAGCCAGTGCAGGTTGATCATGCGCGCGCGCCCAGCTTGCGATCGAGCAGCATCAGTCGAGTGGCGTGAATCAGGAACGCGCAGATGGCGCTGGGAATCGCCCAGACGGATAGCTGGAATGGCGTTAGGTGAATGCCGAAGCTCGCCAGCGATCCCTGGATCAGCAGGATCGAAGCAACGGCAAGAAAGATGTCCTCGCCGAAGAATAAGCCGACGTTGTCGGTTGCAGCAGACATCGCCTTGACGCGTTCGCTTGTGTCTTCATCGAGTGCACCGTGCTGCTTCTCCGCCGCGGCTATTGCCATCGGCGCGATCAACGGACGCACCGTCTGTGGATGCCCCATCACGGTGGTAAGCCCCAGCGCCGACAGGATCTGGCGCAAGCCGAGGTAGATGACGAGCAACCGGCCCGCGGTCGCGCCACGGATAGACACGATCAGGTCGCGCGCCCTCTCCTGCAGCCCGTAGCGCTCAAGCAGACCGACGACGGGCAGGATGATCCAGATCACCGTCACGTAGCGGTTTTCGTTGAAACCGTGTCCGAGCGTCCCCAGCACCTTCAGAAAATCGAGGCCGCCAAGCAACCCAGTGACGATTGCTGACGCCGCTACCACGAGCAATGGATTGAACCGCAGCGCGAAGCCGATGACGACAAGTGCAATGCCGAGCAGCGGCCAATAGTGAATCATTCGCTCTTCCCCCCAAAGCCTCCGCCGCCCGGCGTCTCGATCACGAAACGATCGCCTGGCTGCATCTCGGCATAAGCCGTCGCGCTCAGCATTTCGACCGTGCCATCGGTGCGTTCGACCCAGTTGCGCCCGGCCATCGCGTCGGCGCCACCCTTGATGCCGCGCGGCGGCACGCGGCGCCGGTTGGCCAGAATGTTCGCCCGCATCGGCTCAAGAAAGGTCATTGCGCGGACCACACCGTCGCCACCTCGATGCGCTCCATGCCCGCCGGAGCCGCGGCGGATGGCAAACTGATCGAGCCGCACCGGCAGCCTGGTTTCCAGGATCTCGGGATCGGTCAGGCGGCTATTGGTCATGTGCGTCTGCACGGCGCTGGTGCCGTCGTGATCAGGCCCGGCGCCGGAGCCGCCAGCAATCGTCTCGTAATATTGTGAGCGCTCATTGCCGAACGTGAAATTGTTCATCGTCCCCTGCGAGGGCGCCAGCCGCCCCGTCGCGGCGAACAAGGCATCGGTGACGGCCTGGCTGGTTTCGACGTTGCCCGCGACCACCGCGGCCGGCGAGCGGGGG
Coding sequences within:
- a CDS encoding efflux RND transporter periplasmic adaptor subunit, which encodes MTSTTFNSARLGAALAALFLLGACGKTTEGQERGGRGGQRGPAQVGFVVVQQSSVPLQESLPGRVAAFQVSEVRPQVTGVIQKRYFREGSIVRQGQTLYQIDPSIYSAQAAQASANLQSARASAVAARTRASRYKPLAEMEAISKQDYTDALAQARQADAAVAQNNATLRVAQVNMRFTRVPAPITGRIGLSNFTEGALVTANQADALATITRLDPIYVDIKQSAAELLKLRQALAQGGAVPASAQVRLKLPDGSDYGYTGTVEFSEVIVDEPTGTVTIRARFPNGQGVLLPGMYVTAQFAQAVQTDAILVPQTAIKRDPQGNATLFVVGPGNKAVQRTVQTSRTSGPNWIVTGGLAPGEKVITQGTGTLKDGAQIKPVPATAPQRVAARPQGARNGAGPSR
- a CDS encoding multidrug efflux RND transporter permease subunit — translated: MSKVFIDRPIFAWVIAIIIMLMGIGAIVQLPVAQYPDVAPTQINIRATYPGASASTLESSVTQILEQQLTGIDGMLYFSSSSTARGSVSISVVLQKGIDPDIAQVQVQNAIQAAISRLPTQVQQQGVRVTKGSPDLLMIVAISDTTDKSTNVDVSDWLTTNIQDELSRVPGVGDVNVFGSSYAMRIWLDPQKLAGVNLMPSDVISAIQNQNTEVAAGEIGGLPAPEGQMLNATVTAQSRFQTPEQFRNIIVKSDPTGARVLLGDVARVELGADNYSATIRANGHPGAGIGISLEPGANALRTANLVKAKVKEIAPRMPAGYTYAFANDSTDFIKLSVKEVVKTLFEAVLLVVLVMFVFLQSWRATLIPFIAVPVVLLGTFAILYALGFSINTMTLFGLVLATGLLVDDAIVVVENVERLMEENPDMSPRDATVASMEQIQMALVAIALVLSAVFLPMVFFGGSTGVIYRQFAATIVAAMVLSVFIALTLSPAIAANLLKRNHATVEETWVGRKAPGLAHRVERGRIWFNDSFDRFRDWFVNSVIRVVDRKWLFLAIYAGVVAILMIMFVRLPTGFLPTEDQGFASVQFRLPAGATMERTRQVQRQVEDYFLRGPEKKNVKTFFTVAGGGQGAAGQNTGQAFLNLTDFENRGGKDNTADAIVQRASGAFRGLRDAQVFALVPGAIRGLGQSSGFTMELLNTGGLSQEQFEDARDRILAMAEGNSQLSSVRLSELPDVASLKVNIDQQRVASLGLSSGDVNTTLSTAWGGRYVNDFIDRGRVKRVYVQGDAPYRADPKSIDQWFVRSNQGAMVPFSSFAQTSWMTTPTSSSRFLGYPSFELNGQGAPGVSSGTAMDTIESIARQVPGIDVAWAGQSYQERLSSGQAPILYGVALIVVFLCLAALYESWSIPVAVLLVIPLGLVGSIFFVTLRGLQNDVYLQVGLITTMGLSAKNAILMVEFAERAEREGARVIDAAIEAAKIRLRPILMTSFAFIFGVLPLALSTGPGANSRIAIGTAVIGGMLTATALAIFYIPFFFVMVRRGVRDGLKAVRERLRNRRQAEA
- a CDS encoding efflux transporter outer membrane subunit — translated: MKRAISLIALLATSCATMEPQYTRPAPAVPSSWPVGDPYVAQAEVGLPVLTYQQVFQDPRLQTLIAQALVNNRDLMVAAANIAAAREQYRIQRANQLPTVSAGAGATVRGTKDDTSANYSADISVPNFEIDLFGRVRSLTHVQQQRYFATEAGARATRLTLVANIASAWLDHAADSSLLLIAQQTAASAEKSVRLTRARLEGGVAPRTDLRQAEQILSGAQADLARQRTAVAQDINALQLLVGTPIDQRLLSGSIDEAFGRITPVPAGLDSYVLLRRPDVLQAEYELKAANAQIGAARAALFPRITLTGLLGFASTALTKLFTGGAFAWSAGADGTYTIFQSGAGQANVRLSKAQRDAAVANYQGVIQTAFREVSDALARRGTINDEIAARARQQAATADTYTLTEARYRAGIDPFLTVLDAQRSYYSAQQTSVQVKLTAAQNIVSTYQAIGGDALSQATPVCQSLPGESSASSAKLASQCSPM
- a CDS encoding DUF2891 domain-containing protein, which translates into the protein MITLDAAMASRMAGIALGHVTLEYPHKLDHVMTSDADAQTPRALHPIFFGSFDWHSCVHGWWTLLTVRRLFPDIPEAAAIDELAQSSFTAAKVEVERAYLDHPSSRGFERPYGWAWLLYLHLEASRHDCNWAGDLEPLARAFAARWRDYLSVMTYPIRVGTHFNTAFALTLSLEWAEAFDPGLADLIRRSAHEWYGNDRDCQAWEPGGDEFLSSALTEALCMARVDAAGFPTWFAEFLPRAAHREPVSLFTPAIVSDRSDGKIAHLDGTNLSRAWCWRSIAPLLPADDAAVARETATQHLETALPHIAGDYMGEHWLASFALLALLSPGSD
- a CDS encoding DUF979 domain-containing protein; the protein is MINLHWLYVVAGAVFAGFAAGSLRDETNPKRLGNAIFWLLLTTSFWFGDFFGNIGNGVLVLLIVGIAGFNLIGRGSKEMTTSAERELSSKRFGNWLFFPALIIPFMAFVGTLLINYTPLKGLNLIDPKAVTLVLLGAGVIVALIIGYIWFRPPALAAVEEGSRLANGIGWAMVLPQMLASLGVIFAAAGVGTTIGSMAGNIIPSGSIFLGVLLYALGMVVFTMIMGNAFAAFPVMAAAIGVPILIHTDGGNPAVIGAVGMLAGFCGTLMTPMAANFNIVPAALLELKNQHGVIKAQIPTAIPLLIANIVILYLAGFHL
- a CDS encoding DUF969 domain-containing protein; translation: MIHYWPLLGIALVVIGFALRFNPLLVVAASAIVTGLLGGLDFLKVLGTLGHGFNENRYVTVIWIILPVVGLLERYGLQERARDLIVSIRGATAGRLLVIYLGLRQILSALGLTTVMGHPQTVRPLIAPMAIAAAEKQHGALDEDTSERVKAMSAATDNVGLFFGEDIFLAVASILLIQGSLASFGIHLTPFQLSVWAIPSAICAFLIHATRLMLLDRKLGARA